In Mugil cephalus isolate CIBA_MC_2020 chromosome 20, CIBA_Mcephalus_1.1, whole genome shotgun sequence, the following are encoded in one genomic region:
- the crhr1 gene encoding corticotropin-releasing factor receptor 1, with protein MAEMERKLLSQVVCVCVFLSGRVSPVELTCETLILLSTNLTARTLALLNQTFTISNSSGLYCDLSVDGIGTCWPRSAAGELISRPCPEQFNGIHYNTTNRVYRECQSNGSWASRGNYSQCTEIIILRKSKVHYQVAVIINYLGHCISLGALLLAFTLFMRLRSIRCLRNIIHWNLISAFILRNATWFIVQLTMNPAVTESNQVWCRLVTAGYNYFHVTNFFWMFGEGCYLHTAVVLTYSTDKLRKWMFICIGWGIPFPIIVAWAFGKLYYDNEKCWFGKRAGVYTDYIYQGPMILVLLINFVFLFNIVRILMTKLRASTTSETIQYRKAVKATLVLLPLLGITYMLFFVNPGGEDEVAQIVFIYFNSILESFQGFFVSVFYCFLNSEVRSAVRKRWIRWQDRHSIRSRAVRATSLPTSPSRVSFHSIKQSSNL; from the exons gtggtctgtgtgtgtgtgttcctgagTGGACGAGTTTCCCCGGTCGAGTTAACCTGCGAGACTTTGATTCTGCTGTCGACTAACCTCACAG CAAGGACGTTGGCGTTACTAAACCAGACGTTCACCATCAGTAACTCCTCAG gcCTGTACTGTGACCTGTCCGTGGACGGTATAGGAACCTGTTGGCCTCGTAGTGCAGCAGGAGAGCTGATCTCCCGACCCTGCCCTGAGCAGTTCAACGGCATCCACTACAACACCACCA aCCGGGTATACAGAGAGTGCCAGTCCAACGGCAGCTGGGCTTCTCGAGGAAACTACAGTCAGTGCACAGAGATCATCATCCTG AGGAAGAGCAAAGTTCATTATCAGGTGGCCGTGATCATCAACTATCTGGGTCACTGCATCTCTCTGGGAGCTCTGCTGCTCGCCTTCACTCTCTTCATGAGACTCAG GAGTATTCGTTGTCTGAGGAACATCATCCACTGGAATCTGATCTCCGCTTTTATCCTGAGGAACGCCACTTGGTTCATTGTGCAGTTAACGATGAACCCCGCTGTTACCGAGAGCAACCAG GTGTGGTGCAGGCTGGTGACAGCAGGTTATAATTACTTCCATGTAACAAACTTCTTCTGGATGTTCGGTGAAGGTTGTTATCTCCACACAGCCGTCGTCCTCACCTACTCTACCGACAAACTCAGGAAGTGGATGTTCATCTGCATCGGTTGGG GTATTCCATTTCCCATCATTGTGGCATGGGCTTTCGGGAAGCTGTATTACGACAACGAGAA GTGCTGGTTTGGAAAGCGGGCGGGGGTTTATACAGATTACATCTACCAAGGCCCCATGATCCTGGTCCTGCTG attaACTTTGTGTTCTTGTTCAACATCGTTCGGATCCTGATGACCAAACTGAGGGCGTCAACGACCTCAGAGACCATCCAATACAG gaagGCGGTGAAGGCAACTCTTGTGCTGCTGCCGCTGTTAGGAATCACCTACATGTTATTCTTTGTAAACCCTGGTGGAGAAGACGAGGTTGCACAGATCGTCTTTATCTACTTCAACTCCATACTGGAGTCCTTCCAG GgattttttgtctctgttttctaCTGTTTTCTCAACAGTgag GTCCGCTCTGCTGTCAGGAAGCGCTGGATTCGTTGGCAGGACCGTCACTCCATACGGAGCCGGGCAGTGCGTGCCACGTCACTGCCCACCTCACCCAGCAGAGTTTCCTTCCACAGCATCAAGCAGTCCTcaaacctctga
- the maptb gene encoding microtubule-associated protein tau has product MMDGDSAPLRDGSAQDAQKMMGDQASVRSLDKYPGGSEREEQEVQGEDGDQPKSSTDEQQDEPKEQHSETKTKQEEEEEEEGQQLVGEEEDKKEKQLETPCASSTPSPGDEREERELTKEERKDDEKEKEEMSEEEGVKEKEVLTTTPPPSQEEEEEEEEDKVGGDEQEEKENDTIDGEREEAKEERESTMKTEEGQLGGGGDGGMEVKKQEQPETPPVGADEEEGVEERMDRGNEEEMEEEEAAGEREEEQLKGGAVTSAEEEQVESVEIPDGKASAPSHPGEHAEEQAETPDTLTHQTPPAPPSSADLEIPSSKTSAPMTNGPSKEGRGLSPAAAPPSRTRAPPTAAVPSQKTSSSPLKQAAPAKKPSAPPPLTKAKAADESMKASKTAGAARAAKLISAKSTESVDGVSSPGSRSPASRSSTPNKDVKKVAVVRTPPRSPGSARGRTAPLPSHPMPDLSNVKSKVGSTENLKHTPGGGKVHIVSKKLDLTNVASKCGSKDNIRYKPGGGKVEIKSEKVDFKTVQSKVGSLENVTHVPGGGKKKIESQKLTFRETAKARTDHGADIVVQADSSPRLSNTSSRGSLNAAEATPLDTLADEVSASLAKQGL; this is encoded by the exons ATGATGGATGGAGACAGCGCCCCCCTCAGAGACGGGTCCGCCCAGGACGCTCAGAAGATGATGGGAG ACCAGGCATCTGTCAGGTCTCTGGACAAATACCCAGGTGGAAGCGAAAGGGAAGAGCAGGAGGTTCAGGGAGAGGACGGTGACCAGCCGAAGAGCAGCACTGACGAGCAGCAGGATGAGCCAAAAGAGCAGCACTCCGAGACAAAGaccaaacaggaggaggaggaggaggaggaggggcagcAGCTAGTAGGtgaagaggaagacaagaaagaaaaacagttggAGACTCCTTGCGCCTCCTCCACACCTTCTCCTGGAGACGAAAGAGAGGAGCGAGAGCTGACAAAAGAGGAACGGAAAGatgatgaaaaggaaaaggaagaaatgagCGAGGAAGAGGGAGTCAAAGAGAAGGAGGTTCTGACCACCACACCTCCTCCGtcacaagaggaggaggaggaggaggaggaggacaaagtgGGAGGAGATgaacaggaagagaaggagaatgaCACGAttgatggagagagagaggaggcgaaagaggagagggaatctacaatgaaaacagaagaggGTCAgctaggaggaggaggagatggagggatggaggtgaAGAAACAGGAGCAACCAGAGACACCACCAGTaggagctgatgaagaggagggggtAGAAGAAAGGATGGACAGGGggaatgaggaggagatggaggaggaagaagccgcaggtgagagagaggaggagcagctgaaaggAGGAGCGGTGACGTcagctgaggaggagcaggtggagtCTGTGGAAATCCCTGACGGTAAGGCAAGCGCTCCTTCCCACCCAGGGGAACACGCCGAGGAGCAGGCGGAGACCCCCGACACACTGACCCACCAAACTCCCCCTGCTCCTCCGTCTTCAGCAGACCTGGAGATCCCTTCCAGTAAAACAAGCGCTCCTATGACCAACGGACCCAGCAAAGAGGGAAGAGGTCTGagtcctgctgcagctcctccctcCAGAACCAGAGCTCCACCCACAGCGGCTGTCCCCAGCCAGAAAACAAGCAGCTCTCCTCTGAAACAGGCTGCGCCAGCTAAGAAACCAAGCGCTCCTCCTCCCCTGACTAAAG CAAAAGCAGCTGACGAAAGCAtgaag GCCTCTAAGACGGCCGGAGCAGCCAGAGCAGCCAAGCTGATCTCAGCCAAGAGTACAG aGTCGGTCGACGGAGTCAGCAGTCCAGGGAGTCGTTCTCCTGCCAGCCGCTCGTCCACTCCGAACAAAGACGTGAAGAAG GTGGCAGTGGTCCGGACCCCTCCCAGGTCCCCTGGTTCTGCTCGTGGACGGACGGCCCCACTCCCCTCCCACCCCATGCCCGACCTGAGCAACGTGAAGTCAAAGGTGGGATCGACGGAgaacctcaaacacacacccgGAGGGGGCAAG GTTCACATTGTTAGCAAGAAGCTGGATCTCACTAATGTGGCGTCAAAGTGCGGCTCCAAAGACAACATCCGTTACAAACCAG GTGGAGGGAAGGTGGAGATAAAGTCAGAGAAGGTGGATTTCAAAACCGTTCAGTCTAAAGTCGGTTCCCTGGAGAACGTCACTCATGTGCcgggaggagggaagaagaag ATTGAGAGTCAGAAACTGACCTTCAGAGAAACCGCCAAAGCCCGAACCGACCACGGTGCCGACATCGTCGTTCAGGCCGACTCCAGCCCTCGCCTTAGCAACACTTCCTCCCGTGGAAGTCTTAACGCTGCTGAAGCCACGCCCCTCGACACCCTGGCCGACGAG GTGTCCGCCTCCCTCGCCAAACAAGGCCTGTGA
- the cdc27 gene encoding cell division cycle protein 27 homolog, which produces MTVLQEPVQAAVWQALNHYAYLDAVFLAERLYAEVRSEEALYLLATCYYRSGKPYKAYRLLKAHSCSTPQVRFLLAKCCVELSKLAEGEQVLIGGVLNKQKSQDDIITEFGDSASFTLSLLGHIYCKTDRVAKGSECFQKSLTLNPFLWSPFQNLCHLGEKPDPDQVFRLSSLQNSSIAPPPPSVSPAQNPSHRLDTALMETPQDTLELNRLNLESSNGKLTSDLSVSYIDSSLISPETGSLLGNTVSMASAGSLLAKQNKPKSGRSLLGGPAALSPLTPSFGILPLEPSPGDPTYLQNYSASMETQSTAPSKKSVSRISQSKSVFSQSGNSRDVLPIPFNQSQTSAPHTSGSPQVLSPSMSGPPNVQPRRSSRLFTSASSTAKENSKKLKMKFPTKIPNRKTKCKSAKTTNSSNLNESLDILRLDSSLSLPDTKIPQYQRAAADSVMALLRELGRGYQALCTYNCREAISILTSLPPQHYNTGWVLTHIGRAYFELAEYTQAERLFSEVRRIESYRVEGMEIYSTTLWHLQKDVALSALSKDLTDMDKNCPEAWCVAGNCFSLQREHDIAIKFFQRAIQVDPGFAYAYTLLGHEFVLTEELDRALACFRNAIRVNNRHYNAWYGLGMIYYKQEKFNLAEIHFKKALSINPQSSVLLCHIGVVQHALKKSDAALETLNRAIGIDPKNPLCKFHRASILFANDKYKAALQELEELKQIVPKESLVYFLIGKVYKKLGQTHLALMNFSWAMDLDPKGANNQIKEAIDKRYLPEDEAAEVDDSQDSSIMTDADDTQLHTAESDDVL; this is translated from the exons ATGACGGTGCTGCAGGAACCTGTCCAG GCTGCAGTGTGGCAGGCTCTCAACCACTACGCCTACCTGGACGCTGTTTTCCTTGCTGAGAGACTCTACGCTGAAG TGAGGTCGGAGGAGGCCCTCTACCTGTTGGCTACATGTTATTACCGCTCGGGGAAGCCATATAAAGCGTACCGGCTGCTGAAGGCTCACAGCTGCTCTACGCCACAGGTCCGATTCCTGCTGGCGAAGTGCTGCGTCGAACTCAGCAA GTTGGCTGAAGGAGAACAGGTTCTGATTGGTGGAGTGCTGAACAAACAGAAGAGTCAGGATGACATCATCACAGAGTTCGGAGACTCCGCCTCTTTCACGCTGTCGTTACTGGGACACATCTACTG TAAGACAGATCGTGTCGCCAAAGGCTCAGAGTGTTTCCAGAAAAGTTTAACTCTCAACCCGTTCCTCTGGTCACCTTTCCAGAACCTCTGTCACCTAG GAGAGAAACCAGATCCAGATCAGGTCTTCAGGTTGTCTTCTCTACAGAACTCCTCGAtagccccaccccctccatccGTAAGCCCCGCCCAGAACCCCTCCCATCGCCTCGACACTGCCCTAATGGAGACGCCGCAGGACACGTTG GAGTTGAATCGCTTGAATCTAGAATCGTCTAATGGAAAGCTGACATCTGATTTGTCAGTCTCCTACATCGACTCCTCCCTCATCTCCCCAGAGACCGGGTCCTTATTGGGCAACACGGTTTCCATGGCGTCAGCCGGTTCTCTATTggcaaaacagaacaaaccCAAAAGTGGGCGGAGTTTACTGGGAGGGCCTGCCGCCCTGAGCCCTCTCACACCAAG TTTTGGCATCCTGCCGTTGGAGCCCAGCCCTGGAGACCCTACATATCTTCAGAACTATTCAGCTTCTATGGAAACACAAAGTACAGCTCCAAGCAAGAAg TCTGTTTCCAGAATCAGTCAGTCGAAGTCTGTCTTCAGTCAGAGTGGCAATAGTAGAGATGTTCTCCCCATCCccttcaaccaatcacagaCCTCTGCACCACATACCAG TGGCTCCCCTCAGGTCCTCAGCCCCAGTATGTCAGGTCCTCCAAATGTTCAGCCCAGAAGAAGCTCTAGACTGTTTACGAGTGCCAGCTCTACTGCCAAG GAGAACAGTAAAAAGTTAAAGATGAAGTTTCCAACGAAGATCCCGAATAggaaaactaaatgtaaatcAGCAAAGACGACAAACAGCAGCAACCTCAACGAGAGTCTAGACATCCTGAGACTGGATTCCAGTCTTAGTTTACCGGACACTAAGATCCCCCAGTACCAAAGGGCTGCAGCAG ACAGTGTGATGGCGTTGCTACGGGAACTGGGCCGTGGTTACCAGGCGCTGTGCACGTACAACTGCAGAGAAGCCATCAGCATCctgacctccctccctcctcagcatTACAACACCGGCTGGGTCCTCACTCACATCGGCAGGGCCTACTTCGAGCTGGCCGAGTACACGCAG GCGGAGCGGCTCTTCAGTGAGGTTCGTAGGATCGAGTCGTATAGAGTTGAAGGCATGGAGATTTATTCGACCACACTGTGGCACCTGCAGAAAGATGTCGCACTGTCTGCTCTGTCCAAAGACTTGACGGACATGGACAAGAACTGTCCCGAG GCCTGGTGTGTTGCAGGAAACTGTTTCAGTCTGCAGAGGGAGCACGACATTGCCATCAAGTTCTTCCAGAGAGCTATCCAA GTGGACCCAGGTTTTGCGTACGCTTACACTCTGCTGGGACACGAGTTTGTCCTGACTGAAGAGTTGGACCGGGCCCTCGCCTGCTTCCGAAATGCCATCAGAGTCAACAACAGACACTACAACGCATG gtatgGTCTGGGGATGATTTACTACAAACAAGAGAAGTTCAACTTGGCAGAAATCCACTTCAAGAAAGCGCTGAGCATCAACCCTCAGAGCTCCGTGCTGCTCTGTCACATCGGAGTG gTGCAGCATGCGTTGAAGAAGTCGGATGCAGCTTTAGAGACTCTGAACAGAGCGATTGGGATTGACCCAAAAAATCCGCTCTGCAAGTTCCACCGAGCATCGATATTGTTCGCCAATGACAAGTACAAG GCGGCTCTTCAGGAGTTGGAGGAGTTGAAGCAGATTGTTCCCAAAGAGTCTCTGGTTTACTTCCTCATCGGGAAG GTGTACAAGAAGCTTGGTCAGACTCACTTGGCTCTGATGAACTTCAGCTGGGCGATGGATCTGGATCCAAAAGGAGCAAACAATCAGATCAAGGAAGCCATTGATAAGAGATATCTGCCTGAGGACGAAG CGGCAGAGGTGGACGACAGCCAGGACAGCAGCATCATGACGGACGCTGACGACACGCAGCTCCACACGGCCGAGAGCGACGACGTTCTCTaa